From the genome of Nasonia vitripennis strain AsymCx chromosome 1, Nvit_psr_1.1, whole genome shotgun sequence, one region includes:
- the LOC100123758 gene encoding COMM domain-containing protein 4: MRFRFLGDVDCPDWLLAEIYNLSQMSSSKMKTLGQIVIKSIVDEEIDEEKVNKIAQDSKLEIGELKAIIAALEMIFTSSARNSVSPADLSSELQQLGLPREHSTVISRLHTENCAQISTILTGQSLRLSRLSSIEIVPSESTSPFSKVALKIKTVGDKEKETTINIAQDKLSELFTELKSVRSLMEQVLQ, encoded by the exons ATG CGGTTTCGTTTTCTTGGAGATGTCGACTGCCCGGACTGGCTACTCGCCGAAATTTACAATTTGTCGCAAATG TCTTCTTCAAAGATGAAAACACTAGGTCAGATCGTTATCAAGTCGATTGTTGATGAGGAAATTGAT GAGGAAAAAGTTAACAAAATTGCTCAGGATTCCAAGCTTG AAATTGGAGAGCTGAAGGCAATCATCGCTGCCCTAGAGATGATCTTCACATCATCAGCCAGGAACAGCGTTTCACCGGCTGATCTTAGCAGCGAGCTCCAGCAGTTGGGTCTACCCAGAGAACACAGTACGGTGATATCTAGGCTACATACAGAAAATTGTGCACAAATATCCACTATATTGACTGGACAGTCTTTAAGAT TGAGCCGGCTATCCTCGATAGAAATAGTGCCTAGTGAAAGCACATCTCCATTCAGTAAAGTGgcactgaaaataaaaactgtGGGAGACAAGGAAAAGGAGACAACCATCAATATAGCTCAAGATAAGCTGAGCGAACTGTTTACCGAATTAAAAAGTGTGAGATCATTGATGGAGCAAGTGCTTCAGTGA
- the LOC100123761 gene encoding tachykinins isoform X3: MTSPAAARLRATTMLLTLLTLGVSAQHSMTTTIRGQTDRDSEIILETKAPQQLPPQLAYVREPEELDGYQASQALDSTKHLREPSSSYLERLLLTEELDKRASMRGFQGMRGKKSVDPTSSFLAGYSSPEELQQYYEAYEHEKRAPMGFQGMRGKKSSADLEEDAYYKRAPMGFQGMRGKKSAIEEVLEELEKRAMMGGFQGMRGKKSPEPSVWNKRAPMGFQGMRGRKSSFLDELDELEKRALLGFHGMRGKKNGVAELAYEPADMDGYVEKRPMMMGFHGMRGKRSASFYGRQEEQQQ; the protein is encoded by the exons ATGACGTCACCGGCCGCAGCGCGACTGAGAGCGACGACGATGCTGTTGACGCTGTTGACGCTCGGCGTCTCGGCCCAACActcgatgacgacgacgatcaGAGGACAAACGGACCGCGACTCGGAAATAATCCTCGAGACGAAAGCTCCGCAACAGCTGCCCCCGCAGCTGGCTTACGTAAGGGAACCCGAGGAACTCGACGGCTACCAG GCTTCCCAGGCGCTGGACTCGACGAAGCATCTGCGCGAGCCGTCGAGCTCATACCTGGAGCGACTCCTGCTGACGGAGGAGCTCGATAAACGGGCCTCGATGCGCGGCTTCCAGGGAATGCGCGGCAAGAAGTCAGTCGATCCCACGTCGTCGTTCCTCGCGGGCTACTCGAGTCCCGAGGAGCTGCAGCAATACTACGAGGCCTACGAGCACGAGAAACGAGCCCCGATGGGCTTCCAGGGCATGCGGGGCAAGAAGTCCAGCGCCGACCTGGAGGAGGACGCCTATTACAAGCGCGCGCCCATGGGATTCCAAGGGATGCGCGGCAAGAAGAGCGCTATCGAGGAG GTGCTGGAGGAGCTTGAGAAACGAGCGATGATGGGCGGCTTCCAGGGCATGCGGGGCAAGAAGTCACCGGAGCCGAGCGTGTGGAACAAGCGCGCCCCCATGGGTTTCCAGGGCATGCGGGGGCGTAAGAGCAGCTTCCTCGACGAGCTCGACGAGCTTGAGAAACGAGCACTGCTTGGCTTCCAC GGAATGCGAGGCAAGAAGAACGGCGTTGCAGAACTGGCGTACGAGCCAGCCGACATGGACGGTTACGTCGAGAAGCGGCCGATGATGATGGGCTTTCACGGGATGCGCGGCAAGCGAAGCGCGAGCTTTTACG GACGACaggaagagcagcagcagtaa
- the LOC100123761 gene encoding tachykinins isoform X1 — MTSPAAARLRATTMLLTLLTLGVSAQHSMTTTIRGQTDRDSEIILETKAPQQLPPQLAYVREPEELDGYQASQALDSTKHLREPSSSYLERLLLTEELDKRASMRGFQGMRGKKSVDPTSSFLAGYSSPEELQQYYEAYEHEKRAPMGFQGMRGKKSSADLEEDAYYKRAPMGFQGMRGKKSAIEEVLEELEKRAMMGGFQGMRGKKSPEPSVWNKRAPMGFQGMRGRKSSFLDELDELEKRALLGFHGMRGKKNGVAELAYEPADMDGYVEKRPMMMGFHGMRGKRSASFYGVGERYEKRSPYRFFGTRGKKNPRWEMRGKFVGVRGKKWSLAPRMPYDELLRH, encoded by the exons ATGACGTCACCGGCCGCAGCGCGACTGAGAGCGACGACGATGCTGTTGACGCTGTTGACGCTCGGCGTCTCGGCCCAACActcgatgacgacgacgatcaGAGGACAAACGGACCGCGACTCGGAAATAATCCTCGAGACGAAAGCTCCGCAACAGCTGCCCCCGCAGCTGGCTTACGTAAGGGAACCCGAGGAACTCGACGGCTACCAG GCTTCCCAGGCGCTGGACTCGACGAAGCATCTGCGCGAGCCGTCGAGCTCATACCTGGAGCGACTCCTGCTGACGGAGGAGCTCGATAAACGGGCCTCGATGCGCGGCTTCCAGGGAATGCGCGGCAAGAAGTCAGTCGATCCCACGTCGTCGTTCCTCGCGGGCTACTCGAGTCCCGAGGAGCTGCAGCAATACTACGAGGCCTACGAGCACGAGAAACGAGCCCCGATGGGCTTCCAGGGCATGCGGGGCAAGAAGTCCAGCGCCGACCTGGAGGAGGACGCCTATTACAAGCGCGCGCCCATGGGATTCCAAGGGATGCGCGGCAAGAAGAGCGCTATCGAGGAG GTGCTGGAGGAGCTTGAGAAACGAGCGATGATGGGCGGCTTCCAGGGCATGCGGGGCAAGAAGTCACCGGAGCCGAGCGTGTGGAACAAGCGCGCCCCCATGGGTTTCCAGGGCATGCGGGGGCGTAAGAGCAGCTTCCTCGACGAGCTCGACGAGCTTGAGAAACGAGCACTGCTTGGCTTCCAC GGAATGCGAGGCAAGAAGAACGGCGTTGCAGAACTGGCGTACGAGCCAGCCGACATGGACGGTTACGTCGAGAAGCGGCCGATGATGATGGGCTTTCACGGGATGCGCGGCAAGCGAAGCGCGAGCTTTTACG GAGTCGGGGAGAGGTACGAAAAGCGCTCGCCCTACCGGTTTTTCGGCACGCGCGGCAAGAAAAATCCACGCTGGGAGATGCGCGGCAAGTTCGTGGGCGTGAGAGGGAAGAAGTGGAGCTTGGCGCCGAGGATGCCCTACGACGAGCTCCTGCGGCATTAG
- the LOC100123761 gene encoding tachykinins isoform X2 produces the protein MTSPAAARLRATTMLLTLLTLGVSAQHSMTTTIRGQTDRDSEIILETKAPQQLPPQLAYVREPEELDGYQALDSTKHLREPSSSYLERLLLTEELDKRASMRGFQGMRGKKSVDPTSSFLAGYSSPEELQQYYEAYEHEKRAPMGFQGMRGKKSSADLEEDAYYKRAPMGFQGMRGKKSAIEEVLEELEKRAMMGGFQGMRGKKSPEPSVWNKRAPMGFQGMRGRKSSFLDELDELEKRALLGFHGMRGKKNGVAELAYEPADMDGYVEKRPMMMGFHGMRGKRSASFYGVGERYEKRSPYRFFGTRGKKNPRWEMRGKFVGVRGKKWSLAPRMPYDELLRH, from the exons ATGACGTCACCGGCCGCAGCGCGACTGAGAGCGACGACGATGCTGTTGACGCTGTTGACGCTCGGCGTCTCGGCCCAACActcgatgacgacgacgatcaGAGGACAAACGGACCGCGACTCGGAAATAATCCTCGAGACGAAAGCTCCGCAACAGCTGCCCCCGCAGCTGGCTTACGTAAGGGAACCCGAGGAACTCGACGGCTACCAG GCGCTGGACTCGACGAAGCATCTGCGCGAGCCGTCGAGCTCATACCTGGAGCGACTCCTGCTGACGGAGGAGCTCGATAAACGGGCCTCGATGCGCGGCTTCCAGGGAATGCGCGGCAAGAAGTCAGTCGATCCCACGTCGTCGTTCCTCGCGGGCTACTCGAGTCCCGAGGAGCTGCAGCAATACTACGAGGCCTACGAGCACGAGAAACGAGCCCCGATGGGCTTCCAGGGCATGCGGGGCAAGAAGTCCAGCGCCGACCTGGAGGAGGACGCCTATTACAAGCGCGCGCCCATGGGATTCCAAGGGATGCGCGGCAAGAAGAGCGCTATCGAGGAG GTGCTGGAGGAGCTTGAGAAACGAGCGATGATGGGCGGCTTCCAGGGCATGCGGGGCAAGAAGTCACCGGAGCCGAGCGTGTGGAACAAGCGCGCCCCCATGGGTTTCCAGGGCATGCGGGGGCGTAAGAGCAGCTTCCTCGACGAGCTCGACGAGCTTGAGAAACGAGCACTGCTTGGCTTCCAC GGAATGCGAGGCAAGAAGAACGGCGTTGCAGAACTGGCGTACGAGCCAGCCGACATGGACGGTTACGTCGAGAAGCGGCCGATGATGATGGGCTTTCACGGGATGCGCGGCAAGCGAAGCGCGAGCTTTTACG GAGTCGGGGAGAGGTACGAAAAGCGCTCGCCCTACCGGTTTTTCGGCACGCGCGGCAAGAAAAATCCACGCTGGGAGATGCGCGGCAAGTTCGTGGGCGTGAGAGGGAAGAAGTGGAGCTTGGCGCCGAGGATGCCCTACGACGAGCTCCTGCGGCATTAG